The genomic window CGACACGTTCATCGACGCGAACTTCGATTCGCCGCTCGATCTGCTGTCCACCCGCCGATCGGCGGCCGACCTGGCCCGGCTGGTCGCGGCGGGCGGGTTCGGCCGGCTCGGCGGCCAGGTGGCCCGACGGATCAGCGATCCCCGGCTGCGCCGTGTGTTCACGTTCCAGGCCCTGTACGCGGGCGTGGCGCCGGCGAAGGCGCTCGCCGTCTACGGGGCGATCGCGCACATGGACACGTCGCTGGGGGTGTCGTTCCCCGAGGGTGGTATGCACACGATCGCGGCGTCGATGGCGGACGCCTTCACCACGGCCGGTGGCCGGCTGCATCTCGGTGCCGACGTCGTCCGGATCGAACGGGACTCCGCGCGGGCCGACGCACGGGCCCGGGCCGTGCACACCGCCGACGGCCGTGTCTTCGCATGCGACGCACTGGTGCTGACCCCGGACCTGCCGGTCGTCGACCGACTGCTGGCGACGCGGCGGCCCCGCCGATTACGGATCTCGCCGTCCGCGGTGGTCCTGCACGGCACGGTGCCGCGGTCGACCACGGCCCGGTGGGGCGCGCCGCACCATCACACGATCGACTTCGGTGACGCGTGGGAACGCACATTCACCGAGATCACCGCACCGCGGGGCCGGGGCCGGCTGATGAGCGACCCGTCGCTGCTGATCACCCGGCCCGCGGTCACCGATCCGGGCCTGGCGATCGTGCGCGACGGCGTCGACCACGAACCGCTGTCGGTGCTGGCGCCGTGCCCCAACCTCGACAGCGCCCCCCTGGACTGGACCGCACTGGGCGGCGCGTACCGCACGGAACTGCTGCAGACCCTCGAGTCCCGCGGCTACCCGGGCATCACCACCGACTATCGCGTCGATCACATCGACACCCCGGCCACGTGGGCCCGGCAGGGCATGGCCGCCGGCAGCCCGTTCGCGCCCGCACACGTGTTCCGTCAGACCGGCCCGTTCCGGCGCCGGAACATGGCGTCACGCACGACGAACATCGTGCTCGCCGGCTCGGGAACCACCCCCGGTGTCGGTGTCCCGACCGTCCTCGTCTCCGGGAAACTGGCCGCGCAACGCATCTGCGGGCAGGCCTTTGCCGGAGATTCACCGACGACCCACT from Prescottella sp. R16 includes these protein-coding regions:
- the crtI gene encoding phytoene desaturase family protein, yielding MRTVRGATDHIVVVGAGLAGLSAALYLRGTGRDVTVLERDDRPGGRVGVYDDAGYPIDNGATVLTMPELVRDALAAVGADTESTTPPLRLHRLEPAYHARFADGSTIDVHSDPEKMAAEVARVCGPGEAQRYRRLRRWLARVFDAEFDTFIDANFDSPLDLLSTRRSAADLARLVAAGGFGRLGGQVARRISDPRLRRVFTFQALYAGVAPAKALAVYGAIAHMDTSLGVSFPEGGMHTIAASMADAFTTAGGRLHLGADVVRIERDSARADARARAVHTADGRVFACDALVLTPDLPVVDRLLATRRPRRLRISPSAVVLHGTVPRSTTARWGAPHHHTIDFGDAWERTFTEITAPRGRGRLMSDPSLLITRPAVTDPGLAIVRDGVDHEPLSVLAPCPNLDSAPLDWTALGGAYRTELLQTLESRGYPGITTDYRVDHIDTPATWARQGMAAGSPFAPAHVFRQTGPFRRRNMASRTTNIVLAGSGTTPGVGVPTVLVSGKLAAQRICGQAFAGDSPTTH